A region of the Candidatus Methylomirabilis oxygeniifera genome:
AGGTCTTACCCTTGAAGCCGCGAATAAGTTGCTCGCCTTTTTCCGGACCGACTACACTGTTGGCGGAGTCGATCTCACATCAGAAGACTCACTGCTCGTCCATGCACTGGCCGGACTCATCGCCGGTTCCAACAAGAATCTTGACGTACAACTCCCCGCCGTCTACAGTCCGGGCGCTTTGTCCGATGCCGGTTCCGGAATTCTGAACGACCTCACCACCCTGTCTCTGCTGAAGACGGGCGCTCAGGATAAGGCCAACCGCCACGATAAGTTCTCTGCTCGCTTCACGGAGGACGCTGGGAAGGAAGTGGACCCGGAAAAGAAGGCCGCCTTGCTGGATAAAGCCAAAACTCACAAGGCCGCCGCCGACACCTGGAAAGCCGCCATCGGCTTGTACGATAGCTTCTTCAGCAAGCTCACCACCGTCGACGATAAAGGCGTGGCCCCGCTCGCCAATGTCATTCGCGATGGCGTCGTCGCTGACGTGCTGCTAAAGGACAATCTTCTCTTACTCGTGAAACTCCAGAAATTCGGCGGGGCGTACTATACTAAGAAAAATATGTTGACTCTCTTTGGAGGCATGCCCTTCTTCCACATGGGCGGCGTCGTTGCAAGCTTTGTCCTCCTGGATGGGAAAGCCGGAACCGTACAGGGGTCCGGCGTCATACCCGTGCACGGCGGTTTCGTGAAAGCCAGCGATCTGCCGCAGCAGATAAACGAGGATTGACGACCAGCCTATCGGGCTGCTCTTCTGGCTCGGTCCGGGCGTGAGTGTGCCTCGCTTGTGCGGTATAAACTTGAGTGGACGGACCGATAAAAACGCTACAAGAAATTGAAAAGGCGGCAGATTTCGTATGTGGACTACGATCTGCTAGTCGGGAAACCACTACTTGATGCTAACCGAAGCCGATACCTGCCGAAAGTACGTCCTGCCGAAGCTTTACGCCGCTGGCTGGAGTGACGATCAAATCAGCGAGCAGAAGTATTTCACCGACGGACGCATTGTCGTGACCGGTCGGAGACACTTCAGGAAACCGGGGAAGAAGGCGGATTACCTGCTCAATTATCGGCCTGACTACCGGCTTGCTGTGGTTGAGGCCAAGGTCTCCTATAAGAACCCCGCCGACGGCCTTCAGCAGGCAATGGAGTATGCGGAAATCCTCGGGCTCAGATTTGCCTATTCGACGAACGGCCATGGAATCGTAGAGCACGACTACACCACAGGTGGGCAGCAGGTCCTGGACATCTTTCCCTCTCCTGATGAACTGTGGCGTCGGGTTCGTGCGGCCGAAGGCCTGGCCGACGACAAGGCAGCCGAAGACCTGCTGTTTCCGTTTAACCGCGAACTTCGCAATCCAGACGGTTCCATCAAGACTCCCCGGTATTTCCAGGAGATCGCGATCCATCGAGCCGTGCAGGCCGTCCTGCAGGGCAAACCTCGCATCCTGATCACCATGGCCACGGGGACCGGCAAGACCTTTGTGGCCGTCCAGATCGTTTGGAAACTCTGGAAGACGGGACATAAAGGGCGGATCCTGTATCTGGTTGATCGGAACATCCTCGTAGATCAGCCTCTTGTCCGTGAGTTCAACATCTTTGGCGGTGCCGTCTGGAAGATCCAAGGAGAGGCGAAGAAGGGGCGAGAGATCTACTTCGCGCTCTACCAGGCTCTGGCAGAGGACGAGTCGCGGCTGGGTCTCTATAAGGAATACCCGCCGGATTACTTCGACCTGATCATCGTGGACGAGTGTCACCGTGGGAGCGCGACGGATCAGTCCCGCTGGCGCCGAATCCTGGAGTACTTTGATGCGGCCACTCAGATCGGGATGACAGCTACACCCCGGCGCGAGGAGACCCGGGACACCTACGGGTACTTCGGCAATCCCATCTATACCTATCCATTGAGTCAGGGCATCGAGGATGGGTTCCTGGCACCCTATCGCGTGCATCGCATCGTTCCCAGCGTGGACGCCACCGGGTGGCGGCCGGAGCGGGACCAACTTGACCGCTTTGGACGCGAGATCCCGAACGGCGTGTACGAGACCAAAGATTTCGAGCGTGTAGTCTCCCTGCTCAGCCGGACCGAGGTCGTGGCCCAGCATCTGACCGCCTATCTGAAAAGAACAGACCGATTCGCTAAGACCATGGTGTTTTGCGTGGACCAGGAGCACGCTGAAGACATGCGTGCCGCGCTGCACAAGGCCAATGAAGACCTTACGCAGCAATACCCACACTACGTGGCGCGCGTAACGGTCGATGAAGGGAAGGTGGGTCGGGGCCATCTGGATGACTTCGTGGATCCCGAGCGAGACATGCCGGTGATCCTGACGACGTCTAAGCTCCTCAATACCGGAGTGGACGCCCCCACGTGCCGAAACATTGTCCTGTTCAAGCCTATCGGCTCCATCGTGGAGTTCAAGCAGATCATCGGGCGAGGCACCCGCCTCTATCCGGACAAGGATAAGCTGTGGTTCACGATCCTGGACTACGCCGGGGCTACCCGCCTCTTCGCCGATCCCAACTTTGATGGGGAGCCTGAACGGATTACTGAGGAAAGGATTTACCCGTCTGGCGAAGAGCAAGGGTCACCCGTGATAGTCGGAGAAGGCCCTTCGTATGGAGGAGAAGAAGACGAAGACGTGCCCGTGAGCGACTGGCAGGAGCAGCCGCACAGGAAGTACTATGTAGACGGGGTCGAGGTGCGGATCACCGCAGAGATAGTGTATGAGCTGGACAGTTCAGGGAAGCAGCAACGAGTCGTCAAGTACACGGACTATACAGCCGAACAAGTGCGCCGGCTGTACCCCACCCCCGCTGAACTTCGGACAGAGTGGATGGATGCAGAACACCGGGGGGCCATTCAGCAGGCCCTCGCTGAACGCGGCATTGACTTCTCCGCCCTGGTCGAAGCCACAAACCAGCCAGATGCGGATCCGTTCGATCTTCTCATCCACGTTGCGTGGAACGCTCCCCTCCGAACCAGGCGGGAGCGCGCCGAGAGTGTGTCCGGAGGGAAAGGAAAGACTTTTGGGACCTGTACACGCCTCAGGCTCGCGGCATTCTCAATGATCTGCTGGATAAATACACAGACTATGGTGTCACGCAGCTCGATGATCTCCAGATTCTTGAAGTTCCACCTCTCTCCAAGCGCGGAACCCCTATGGAAATCGCCGGTTTCTTTGGAGGAGTCGATCACCTGCGATCTGCAGTTGCTGAGCTTCAGTCTCTCTTGTACAGATAGGCATAGTAATACAAATAGGTAAAATGCAATATGACCTTATATAATATATTATAGTTATAATTGATAAAGGTAATATATAATGATACATTACCTTGATGATGGGAAGACGGGATCCACAAGAGGCCAGGCGTCGTCTTTACGAATATGCAGTTGCCCAAGGCGGCTATTTTACGGCTGCCCAAGCTAGGATAGCCGGCTACCCCAAGCAGCTCCAGTACTACCATGTCAGGCGTGGCAACTGGGTTCGGGAAGATCGTGGTATCTTTCGCCTCTGGGAATGGCCGAGGAGCTCGCACGAAGACCTCATTCGCTGGACGTTGTGGAGTCGGGGTGCGGCGGTGGTTTCCCACCAGAGCGCGATGGCGGTGCATGAGATCAGCGATCTAATGCCGGCCAAGATACACCTGACTGTCCCGCCGGAGTTTCGCAAAACTCCATCCCCAGCCATGGTCCTTCACCGGGACCGTCTTGCTCCCCACGAAATTGAACAGCGTGATGGGTTTCGTGTTACAACACCCCTGAGAACCCTTATTGATGCCGCCCGCGTCGATGTGGATCCTGAGCGTCTATCCGCTGCAGTCCGGGATGCCGTTTTGAAAGGCCTCGTTGCAGACCGCCACATCGAGGCTGCCATAGACACACTCCAAGGAGCGGCGGCAGAACGCCTGTATCAGGCGCTCACTCTGGCCCGGAAGGCTGCTTGATGAGATACGCCAATGCGGCAAGCTTCCGGATGGCCCTGGAGGAACGCATCAGGCAGCGCAGTGCCACCGATGGAGTGGCGATACAACGACTCAGAAAGCGCGTCACATTCGAGCGGTTTCTGGCTCGTCTTCAAGCGCCACCGGACAGCCCCTGGTTCTTGAAAGGGGCATTCGCCCTGGATCTTCGATTTGGGGATCGATCCCGCACCACGAAAGACCTCGACCTCGCAGTTGATCTTGCCATCGCGTCCAATGTTGTTCCCGCGACTCCAGCGGGGATCGCAGCACGTCTGCAGGCGGCCGCAGCTTACGAGCTGGACGACTTCATCGTCTTTAGTGTCCCGGCGGAAGGAGAACGGATCCAGCAAGAACCAAGCGCTCAGACCTATCGGTTCCACGTTCGGGCACTCCTGGATAAACGTCCCTTCGAAGACTTCAAGGTCGATGTCGGTACCGTAACGCCACTGGTTGCACCAACGGAAGAGATTGCTGAGAGCGACACGTTGCGCTTTGCAGGGATTGTTCCCCGACGGTTCCGAGCGATCTCGCTCGCCCAGCACTTTGCCGAAAAGATTCACGCGCTCACCTTTCCGTGGGAAGATCGGGAACAAACCAGGGTGAAGGATCTCGTGGACATTGTGCTGATCCTCGAGGTGAA
Encoded here:
- a CDS encoding exported protein of unknown function (Evidence 5 : No homology to any previously reported sequences), with the protein product MVRATLLACSLAVTGALLLGGLIPMTSAQNPTLGETPQSTPNWETIKKDADAEKAALDAKRQLLDARRALEAAEAPPDQTKKAMDNQLAASKAAKDLADAEKAAADARKAKADATLAAFKANMGEVPASGYTGDVTLKEKTGIIETALLAAKAVKTAAQRIVDVLPQQPAKRIVVLYAAAEVPNFQALIMFRAQIALANKGFADAQKASNDADRKAVPPDFKLEFVPPAAAAGLTLEAANKLLAFFRTDYTVGGVDLTSEDSLLVHALAGLIAGSNKNLDVQLPAVYSPGALSDAGSGILNDLTTLSLLKTGAQDKANRHDKFSARFTEDAGKEVDPEKKAALLDKAKTHKAAADTWKAAIGLYDSFFSKLTTVDDKGVAPLANVIRDGVVADVLLKDNLLLLVKLQKFGGAYYTKKNMLTLFGGMPFFHMGGVVASFVLLDGKAGTVQGSGVIPVHGGFVKASDLPQQINED
- the hsdR gene encoding Type I restriction enzyme EcoAI R protein (R.EcoAI), yielding MLTEADTCRKYVLPKLYAAGWSDDQISEQKYFTDGRIVVTGRRHFRKPGKKADYLLNYRPDYRLAVVEAKVSYKNPADGLQQAMEYAEILGLRFAYSTNGHGIVEHDYTTGGQQVLDIFPSPDELWRRVRAAEGLADDKAAEDLLFPFNRELRNPDGSIKTPRYFQEIAIHRAVQAVLQGKPRILITMATGTGKTFVAVQIVWKLWKTGHKGRILYLVDRNILVDQPLVREFNIFGGAVWKIQGEAKKGREIYFALYQALAEDESRLGLYKEYPPDYFDLIIVDECHRGSATDQSRWRRILEYFDAATQIGMTATPRREETRDTYGYFGNPIYTYPLSQGIEDGFLAPYRVHRIVPSVDATGWRPERDQLDRFGREIPNGVYETKDFERVVSLLSRTEVVAQHLTAYLKRTDRFAKTMVFCVDQEHAEDMRAALHKANEDLTQQYPHYVARVTVDEGKVGRGHLDDFVDPERDMPVILTTSKLLNTGVDAPTCRNIVLFKPIGSIVEFKQIIGRGTRLYPDKDKLWFTILDYAGATRLFADPNFDGEPERITEERIYPSGEEQGSPVIVGEGPSYGGEEDEDVPVSDWQEQPHRKYYVDGVEVRITAEIVYELDSSGKQQRVVKYTDYTAEQVRRLYPTPAELRTEWMDAEHRGAIQQALAERGIDFSALVEATNQPDADPFDLLIHVAWNAPLRTRRERAESVSGGKGKTFGTCTRLRLAAFSMICWINTQTMVSRSSMISRFLKFHLSPSAEPLWKSPVSLEESITCDLQLLSFSLSCTDRHSNTNR
- a CDS encoding conserved protein of unknown function (Evidence 4 : Homologs of previously reported genes of unknown function); the protein is MMGRRDPQEARRRLYEYAVAQGGYFTAAQARIAGYPKQLQYYHVRRGNWVREDRGIFRLWEWPRSSHEDLIRWTLWSRGAAVVSHQSAMAVHEISDLMPAKIHLTVPPEFRKTPSPAMVLHRDRLAPHEIEQRDGFRVTTPLRTLIDAARVDVDPERLSAAVRDAVLKGLVADRHIEAAIDTLQGAAAERLYQALTLARKAA
- a CDS encoding conserved protein of unknown function (Evidence 4 : Homologs of previously reported genes of unknown function), translating into MMRYANAASFRMALEERIRQRSATDGVAIQRLRKRVTFERFLARLQAPPDSPWFLKGAFALDLRFGDRSRTTKDLDLAVDLAIASNVVPATPAGIAARLQAAAAYELDDFIVFSVPAEGERIQQEPSAQTYRFHVRALLDKRPFEDFKVDVGTVTPLVAPTEEIAESDTLRFAGIVPRRFRAISLAQHFAEKIHALTFPWEDREQTRVKDLVDIVLILEVNAPDPHTARNALQAVFDGRGTHSLPSQISDPPPSWTGSYTATARELTLTHMTIEDGTRLLHQFWAKVFP